TCAAGTGCGGTGGATACCAGCTCGACCGAATCGCTTAACCCTTCAACCAGATCCGGGTCGGCCTTTTCGTAGCGAATGTGCAGCCGGCCCAGCTGGTTTTTCAGCGCCGTCAGGGTCTGCCCGATACCATCGTGCAGCTCGCGCGCGAGGCGACGACGTTCTTCTTCCTGCACCATCCACACCGCCTTGGCAACGCGGCGGAAACGACGTTCGTCATCCAGCAGCCGCTGGAACAGCGCCTGGTTTTCGCGCGTCATCAGCTCGACCCGGCGACTGATCTCGCCGATTGCCTGCTCGGCGTCAAATTGTGTGCTGTTGTCTTCTTTAGTTGCCATCAACCAGTGCCTCGTCCTGCAGGCCTGCCGCCTGCGCTCGTTCATCCAGGTAAGCCAGCGCCTCGGGGGGCGCGTTCTTCCGTAAACGGGCGTAACCCGTATTGGCCAGCGCGCTTTGCCGGGCGGCCGCCTCGTTACGGTTCTGGGCAGCGAATATCTGTGCTGCAAGCGCCCTCATCTGATAAGAATCAGCAAAGGGCTCATGTGTATCGAGTAACGCCAGCAGTTGGTCAGCAACAGGGCCTGCGCTGGCGGCGCCATCACGCTGTACAGTCGCACGCGCCAGGCTGTGCAAAGCGCGTAACTGCAAACCGGCGTAACCGTCGCGGCCAGCCGCGCTGACGACTTCGCCGGCCAGCTGTGTCGCGGTTTCCACTTCGTTATTTGTCAGTGCCTGTTGTGCCAGCGCAAGCCGGGCACGCAATACCGCTGCGGTACCGCCGCTGCGCTGTGCCAGCGCCAGCGACTCCTGCAGCAGCTGGCGACTCAGCGGGCCGTTGAGCGAAGCGCGCAGCCGCTGGTGATCGGCCTGTTGCTCGAGGTTTGGTGATTCTTCCAGCCAGCGCCCGACGGCCTCGAGCTGTTCACCGGCCTCATCGTGCAGACCGATGTCGATAAGCACGGCGGCACGGCGCAGGCCGAACTCGCTCAGTCCGCGGGTATCGTTCAGCGACTGCAGAATTTTTATCGCCTCGTCCAGCTGCTCCAGCCCGGCGCTGTAACGTCCCTGGGTTGTGGCAATGTGACCGAGGTAACCATTCGAGACGGCTTCGGCATTGGGATAATCGAGTTCACGGCTAATCGTCAACGCATCGATGAACGCCTTGATTGCGTCATCCCAGTCGGCTCGTGCGGTGTAAAGAAGACCCAGGCTCTGCAGTGCCTGCATCTCGGCATCCGGGTTACCCAGCTCCAGCGCCTCGTCCAGCGCGCGCTCCCAGTAGATGCGGGCGTTGTCCAGTTCACCCAGCATGTAATAGGCAAAGCCGACGTTGTTGTAACTTTCGGTCAGCGCGCGACGGTCACCAAGCGATTCACGGATTTTCAGGGCTTCGCGGTATTGCGCCAGCGCGGCGTTGTAGTTGCCGGCCTCCTCTTCCACTGTGCCGATGGTATTGGTGAATGCCGCCAGCCCGGCCTGGTCACCCAGTTTGTTGCTGACCTGCACCGCCTGCTCCAGGCTCGCGCGCGCGGCATCAAAATTGCCGGCTATCATTTCCAGCCGGGCAAGGTTATTCAGCGACGTTGCCATGCCGCGCTGGTCGCCGATCCGACCGCGCAGCTCAGCGGCTTTTTCGTAGTTCTCGCGTGCCGCTTCAGTTTCGCCGATACGACCGTAGGCTATACCCATCGCGTTGTAGGCATTGCCTTTGCCGTAGTCATTCTTCAGCCGGTTCTGGATAACCAGATCGCGAACCAGGTACTCGTCGATAGCACGGCGACTGTCGCCTGACTGGATAGCGTATTTGCCGCGCAGGAACCAGGCGCGCGGATGATTGGGATCGTCGGCTACAACTGACTGCAGTATTTGCCCGGCGTCGTCGAAACGACCTTCACCACCGTAGGCTTCGGCCAGCGCCATACGCGCTGGAATGTCGGCCGGATAGCTTTCTATGAGCTGCACCAGCAATTCGCGACTGCGGGCAAAATCTCCGGCGAGAGCCGCCTGCAGCGCGCTGATCTGCAGGCCGGTGCGGGTGTCGGTATCGCTGGTTTGTTCTGCAGCGCGCACTATTGCCTGGTTGGCGCGTTCGGAAAAGCCGGCCAGGTCATAGGCATCGGCGAGATGAAACCAGGCCAGTGCAAACCCGGGGTCGGCGGCAACGGCAGCTTCCAGCTGCGGAATTGCGTTTGCAGTATCGGCCTGGTTCAGCGCCTGGCGACCGCGCGACCAGGCTTCCAGTGCAACCGGCGAACTGGACAGCTGTGGCTCAACACCGCCCGCCGCTGTCACGGCAAGTTTGTCCGGCAGTCGTTGCGCCAGCCCGGCAATCAAGTCGTTCGGTGAGCTGGTCGCTGCTGTAGCCTCTATCGCTGAGCGGCGCCCCGAGGTGCCGTGCCATACGCTGGCATCGACACGCAGGGTGTCGCCCGCCTGGCGCAGCGCGCCGCTGATTATGCGGTCGGCACTGAGCAATTCGGCCAGCTGTAGTGCGGCACGCTGGTCGAGTGTGGTCGGGTCGAGACGCAGGTCATTCAGCGTATCGCTGATACGTGAAGTGTCGATGAGCTCGATGCCGGGTGACTCGGCGAAATACGCGGCCAGCATGTCGCCCAGCCCGCCGGCAATCCACTGCAGTTCGTCCCTGCCGGTGTCGTTAGCCAGCGGCAGTACCGCCATTCTCAGCCCGTTTCCGGCTTCGTCCTGCTGCAGCAACGGACGGCCAAACCAGACCAGTGCGGCCAGCGCCACCAATCCGGCTCCGATACCGATACCGCGAACCGCCGCTTTTGGCAGCCGGCGGCTGAGTGGCTTTTGCGAACGCAGCGCCTGTGCCAGTTCCGCAGCAGTTGCAAAGCGGTCGTCCGGGTCGCGCGCCAGGCAGCGATAGATAATGCGTCGCAACCAGCCTGGCACACTCTTGCCGGTTGTAGCGATGTCGCGGGGCTGGCCCACGGTACGCTGGGCGATGAGCTCTTCGATGGTGCCACTGCGAAACGGCAGTTCGCCGCTGAGCATTTCGTACAGCATCAGCCCGAGTGCGTAGATATCAGTACGCCCGTCGATGTCCTCGCCACGGGCCTGCTCCGGCGCAAGGTAATCCGGGCTGCCAACGATCATGCCCGAGCGGGTCAGGTTGGAGGCGTGCAATGAGCGCGCCACGCCAAAATCGGAAATAAACGCATGACCATCGTTATCGAGCAGGATATTGCCCGGTTTCAGGTCACGGTGAATCACACCCTTGCTGTGTGCGGCATGCAGGCCGTCGGCAATTTCCGCCGTGATATTCGCTGCGGTTACGGCATCCAGTGCGCCATCGGATTCCAGCACGTCACGCAGTGAGCGACCGCTGACAAGGTCCATGGTGATGAAGTGCAGGTCGCCGTCCTGGCCGATGTCGTGAATCCGCACCACGTTCGGGTGTGAAACTTCACGTGCCAGCAACAGCTCGCGCTCAAAACGCTCGAGCAGCGCCTGGTCGGGTGCGCGCTCGGGGCGCAGAACCTTTATGGCCACTTCGACGTTCAGGCGTTCATCGCGGGCGCGGTACACCAGGCCCATGCCGCCGGCGCCGATCGGGCCGGCAATACGGTAGCGATCGGCCAGCAGCCGGTCTTTTTT
This genomic stretch from Gammaproteobacteria bacterium harbors:
- a CDS encoding protein kinase produces the protein MHDDPPRGDDSATRTSIGAATLLKKDRLLADRYRIAGPIGAGGMGLVYRARDERLNVEVAIKVLRPERAPDQALLERFERELLLAREVSHPNVVRIHDIGQDGDLHFITMDLVSGRSLRDVLESDGALDAVTAANITAEIADGLHAAHSKGVIHRDLKPGNILLDNDGHAFISDFGVARSLHASNLTRSGMIVGSPDYLAPEQARGEDIDGRTDIYALGLMLYEMLSGELPFRSGTIEELIAQRTVGQPRDIATTGKSVPGWLRRIIYRCLARDPDDRFATAAELAQALRSQKPLSRRLPKAAVRGIGIGAGLVALAALVWFGRPLLQQDEAGNGLRMAVLPLANDTGRDELQWIAGGLGDMLAAYFAESPGIELIDTSRISDTLNDLRLDPTTLDQRAALQLAELLSADRIISGALRQAGDTLRVDASVWHGTSGRRSAIEATAATSSPNDLIAGLAQRLPDKLAVTAAGGVEPQLSSSPVALEAWSRGRQALNQADTANAIPQLEAAVAADPGFALAWFHLADAYDLAGFSERANQAIVRAAEQTSDTDTRTGLQISALQAALAGDFARSRELLVQLIESYPADIPARMALAEAYGGEGRFDDAGQILQSVVADDPNHPRAWFLRGKYAIQSGDSRRAIDEYLVRDLVIQNRLKNDYGKGNAYNAMGIAYGRIGETEAARENYEKAAELRGRIGDQRGMATSLNNLARLEMIAGNFDAARASLEQAVQVSNKLGDQAGLAAFTNTIGTVEEEAGNYNAALAQYREALKIRESLGDRRALTESYNNVGFAYYMLGELDNARIYWERALDEALELGNPDAEMQALQSLGLLYTARADWDDAIKAFIDALTISRELDYPNAEAVSNGYLGHIATTQGRYSAGLEQLDEAIKILQSLNDTRGLSEFGLRRAAVLIDIGLHDEAGEQLEAVGRWLEESPNLEQQADHQRLRASLNGPLSRQLLQESLALAQRSGGTAAVLRARLALAQQALTNNEVETATQLAGEVVSAAGRDGYAGLQLRALHSLARATVQRDGAASAGPVADQLLALLDTHEPFADSYQMRALAAQIFAAQNRNEAAARQSALANTGYARLRKNAPPEALAYLDERAQAAGLQDEALVDGN